GTGTTTTCGGAGCACTTTGCCTGTCCCGAGCACGGCGCGGTCATGGACGAGCTCTCCCCGCGCCTGTTTTCGTTCAACTCGCCCTACGGCGCCTGCCCGCACTGCCACGGCATTGGCAGCTTGCGGCGCTTTGCCCCCGAGCTCATCGTTCCCGACCCCAGCCTGCCGGTCTATGCCGCGATCACGCCCTGGTCGGAAAAGGACAACGCCTTCTACCTGTCGCTGATCTACAGCGTAGGCCGCGCTTACGGGTTCGAGATCCAGACGCCCTGGCGGCAGCTGAGCGATCGGCAGCAGCAGGTACTGCTCTACGGCAGTGACGAGCCCATTTTCATCTACACCGACGATCGCGGCCCGCGCCCGCGCGGCCGGGAGCAGCGCTATCGCGGGGTTATCCCCATGCTGGAGCGCGCGCTGGAGACCGCTTCCGAGCGCTACCGCCAAAGGCTGGAGCAGTACCGCATCAACCAAACCTGCGAAGTTTGCGAGGGCAAGCGGCTCAAACCGGAATCGCTGGCAGTGCGGCTGGGCCAGTACGCCATCACCGAGCTCACCGAGGTCCCCATTGGCGAGTGCCTGCAGCGCACGCGCAACCTCAACCTGAGCCCGCTGCAGGCCCAAATTGGGGAGCTGGCCCTCAACGAGGTCCAGGCGCGGTTGCAGTTCCTGCTGGATGTGGGGCTGGACTATCTCAGCCTGGATCGGGCGGCGCGGACCCTATCGGGCGGCGAAGCCCAGCGCATCCGCCTCGCCACCCAGATCGGCTCAGGCCTGACGGGGGTGCTCTACGTGCTGGATGAGCCCAGCATCGGGCTGCACCAGCGCGACAACAAGCGCTTGCTGGATACGCTCAAAAAGCTGCGCGATCTGGGCAACACCCTGATCGTGGTCGAGCACGACGAAGAAACCATCCGCACGGCGGACCAAATCGTCGACATTGGTCCGGGCGCCGGCATCCACGGTGGCGAGATTGTGGCGCAAGGCGATACCGAGACCCTAACGCGCGCCTCGCGCTCGATCACCGGCGACTACCTCGCCGGCCGGCGCGAGATCGCCACCCCCGCCCAGCGGCGCGCCGGCAACGGGCGATCGCTGCAGCTGCGGGACGCGCACCGCAACAATCTCCAGCACGTCAACGCCGAGATCCCGCTAGGCCGATTCGTCTGCGTCACGGGCGTCTCGGGCTCGGGCAAATCCACCCTGGTCAACGAGCTGCTCTATCCGGCCCTACAGCACCACCTGGGCCGCAAGGTTCCGTTCCCCGAGGCCATGGGCAAACTGCGCGGCTTGCGGGCGGTGGACAAAGCCATCACCATCGACCAATCGCCCATCGGCCGCACGCCGCGCTCCAACCCCGCCACCTACATCGGCGCGTTCGATCCCATCCGGGCCGCATTCGCCGAGACCACCGAGGCCAAGGCGCGCGGCTACAAGCCGGGCCGGTTTTCGTTCAACGTCAAAGGCGGGCGCTGCGAGGCCTGCGGCGGTCAGGGGGTCAACATCATCGAGATGAACTTCCTGCCGGATGTCTCGGTGCAGTGCGAGGTGTGCAAGGGCGCTCGCTACAACCGCGACACCTTGCAGGTGAAATACAAGGGCTACTCTATTGCCGACGTGCTGGCCATGACAGCCGAGGAAGCCCTGGCGGTGTTCCAGAATCTGCCGCGGGCGGCCGCGCGGCTGCAGACGCTGGTGGATGTGGGGCTGGGCTACCTGCGCTTGGGGCAATCGGCCCCCACCCTCTCGGGCGGGGAGGCCCAGCGCGTCAAGCTCGCCACCGAACTGACGCGCCGCGCTACCGGCAAGACCCTCTACCTAATCGACGAGCCCACCACGGGCCTATCGTTCTACGACATCCACCAGCTGTTGGGCGTGCTGCAGCGATTGGTGGATAAGGGTAACTCGGTGCTGGCGATCGAGCACAACCTGGATGTCATCCGCAGCGCCGATTGGCTGCTCGATTTGGGCCCCGAGGGTGGCGATCGCGGCGGCGAGATTGTGGCGACCGGCACGCCCGAGCAGGTGGCGCAGAACCCGCGCTCTTACACAGGGCAGTCCTTGCAGCAGGTACTGGCCCAACATCCGCCCCAGGCGCTGCAAGCAGCCGATGCCCAGTGACACCCTAAAGCTGGCTGCCGGATTCAGCAGAAACTCAGCGGCGCTTGTTGCGATTTGGGTAGCGACTCGGTATCCAATGCAGAGGTGTTGCCATGGCGCGCGTGCAGCGCACCCAGTCACTGCTCAAGTATGGGGCGATCACCGTTTTGGTCGCCGCCGCTATCACCGGGGTGCGACAGCTGGTTGACCTTCAGGGGCTGCTCATCGGCGTTCTGAGCTGGATTGAGGGGCTCGGCTTTTGGGGGCTGGTGGCCTTTATCGCCATCTATGCCGCGGGTACGGTCCTGTTTGCGCCCGGCTTGCCCCTAACCCTGGGCGCCGGTTTTTTGTTTGGCGTCAAGCAAGGCATTCCCGTTGCAGCCATTGGAGCAACGCTGGGCGCCACACTGGCCTTTCTCATCGGCCGCTACGTCGCGCGCGGTTGGGTGAACCGGCAAATCGCGGGGCGGCCCAACTTCCAAGCCATTGATCGCGCCATTGCCGAGGAGGGCTGGCGGATGGTGTTGCTCACGCGGCTATCGCCCGTTTTTCCGTTTAACCTGCTCAACTACGCCCTGGGCCTGACCCAAGTCTCGCTGCCGGCCTACTTTTTCCCCACGCTGTTCGGCATCCTGCCGGCGCTGGCGGTCTATGTCTACGTGGGCTCGCTGATGCAAGATCTGGCTGCCATCGCGGCCGGGGAGGTGGAGAGAACCCCCGCCCAATGGGCGCTGCTGGGGGTGGGCTTGCTCGCCACCATCCTGGTGGCCGTGCTGGTCGCGCGCCGGGCGCGCAACGCCCTCAAGCAGCGGGTCGAGCCGGCTGGCGACACGGCCCAATCCCGCACCGGCGATCGCTAAAGCCTGCCCTGCCACTCCCGCATGGCCGAGCTACGTCCCCCGCCACTGCCGTGCCCTCGGCGCGCCCGAGCGGCCCTGCACCGGCTCAAACGGCACCTGGGATGGCGCTTTTGGGTTGCCATCGCGCTGCTGGCAGCGCTGGTGGCCGTCTGTTGCGGCCCGCTGCAGGTGCTGTTGGAGCGCGAGTTCCTGGTGGGACAGCTCCAGCAGTACGGGCGCCTGTCAGCGCTGCTGTTCCCGCTCGCCTACGCTGGGCTTACCGTGTTGGGCGTTCCGGGCATTGTGCTGACGGTGGCTGGCGGCATCGTCTACGGCACCCTCTGGGGGGCGGTGCTCTCCACGCTCGGAGCAACCTTGGGGGCACTGGTGGCGTTTTGGGTGGCGCGCTACCTACTGTCCCAAGGGGCCTGGAGCGCTTTGGCCAGTACCGAGTCCTGGCGCGCTTCGAGCGCGCCGTTCGGGAGCGGCCGCTGCGATTCGTGCTGAGCGTGCGCTTTGCGCCTATTTTTCCGTTCAATGCCGTCAACTACCTGTTCGGCCTGACGCCGCTGCACTGGACGACCTACACGCTGGGCACGGCGCTAGGGATCCTGCCGGGATCGCTGGTTTGCAGTTGGCTGGGGGCTTCGGGCGAGCGCGCTTTGCAACAGGGCCAGCTGGGGCCGTTTTGGGTGGCCCTGAGCCTGCTGGCGCTGCTATCGCTGCTGCCGCTGGGCTGGCGGCAACAGCCCGCCTCCCGGGCGAGTGGAGTCTCTAGGATGGGCGATCGCGACTCGAGCAACCCCAGGAAGTGGTACTCCATGCAACCTCTTCGCACGCTGAGCGACTTTGGCACCAGCTTGTTCCATCGCGACTACCGGTGGAGTGCGGTTCGCGTTGCGTTAGTGGTGGGCACAATTTTGATGGCCATCAACCACGGCAGCGCCCTGCTGCAAGGTAACATGAAGCGCCAACGCTGGTATTGGCCGCTCTCACCTACCTGGTGCCCTACACGGTTAACGTTCACGGTCAGTACAGCTATCGCCGCAAACAGCAGGGCTAGCTAAATTGGATGCCAACTTCGCTCAACGAGCGGTGAACGCTCAAGCAGTGTCGAACGAACCGCTTAGTTAAAAGGCAAGATTGGCGTTACTTGCTAGCGAGATTGAAGCAATGCGGACTCAAGCCTACTTTAGCAACCGTTAAGGCGCTACTCAGCTAGCAAGCGCACGCTCAAAATAGCCTGGCAATTTCTGACACCTCCCATGCGGCGAACCATCCGAGTCGGACTCAGTACCCTAGCCATCGCGGCAGCAGGCTTGGGCGGCCTCGTCGTCCACGCCGGCGGCTGGCAGAACTTTAAACTGCGCTACGCGCCCCTTACAGCCGTATTTCACAACAGCGATCAGGAATACGCCGACTTGCAGGCACAAGCCTCGGCCGATCCGGTCGAGAACGCGCGCATCTTCCCCAGCCGACTTATCAATGGCGGCCCGCCCAAAGACGGCATTCCCAGCATTGACGATCCCCAATTCGATACGGCCAAGACAACGCCCTTTGAGGCCCAAGAGCGGGTTATTGGCGTCACGCTCAACGGTGAAGCCAAGGCCTATCCCTACGGCATCATGAACTGGAACGAATCGTCAATGACCGCATCGGCGGTGTTAACGTTGCCGTTTCTTACTGCCCGCTCTGCGACACGATTTTGGCTTTTGAGCGCGGCAGCACCACCTACGGCGTCTCCGGTAAGCTGCTGCAAAATTGCCTGGTCATGTACAGCCGGGCCGACGATACGCTCTACGCCCAACCGTGGGGGTTGGGCATCATGGGACCGCAGGTCAACCAGCGCCTAGAACGCATTCCGGCCACCAAAACCACACTGGGCAACTGGTTGTCCCAGCACCCCGACAGCAAGATCCTCTCGACCGAAACGGGCTACGAGCGCAACTACCAGGAGTATCCCTACGGGAGCTACTACACCGACGACGAAATTATCTTCCCGGCGCGCAACCAGGACGAGCGCGAGCTGGCACCCAAAACGATCGTTACCTACGTCTGGGAGCACGATAGCGGCACGCCCCAAAACCGCTTTTCGGGAGCCAGCCACCGCTTTGTCAACCGGCGCATCAAGCAAGCCGGCGAGCGCGTGGTAACCTTCAATGGCCGCAAGATTCGGGCGCGCTGGGATCCCCAGCTCGAGACGGTTATTGTGGAAAACCTCGATGGCACGCGCTTGCCCAGCTCGACAGCGTTTGCCTTTGTCTATCCGGCTTACTTTGGCCGTTCCTAGCAGCTGCCGGCGACGGCCGCGGCTAGCGTCTTAGTGACGCAGCGTTGTTCCGTTCCCATTGCCATGACCAGCGAGGCCGCCCACATTACTGGTCGTTGAAGACGAGAGCAAGCTCGCGCGCCTCATCGCCTCGGAGTTGCAATACGAAGGCTACCGCGTGACGGCTGCCTACGATGGGTGGGAAGGCATACAGGCCGCACGCGAGGCCAGCCCTGATTTGCTGGTGCTGGACTGGATGCTGCCTGGCGTCTCGGGGCTAGAAATTTGCCAGCGCCTGCGCGAGATGCACGACAAGGTGCCCATCGTGCTGCTCACGGCCAAAGACAGCGTGCGCGATCACGTCCAAGGGCTGGATGCCGGTGCCGATGATTATCTGGTCAAGCCATTTAGTATTGAAAAGTTGTTCGCCCGCATTCGGGCGCACTTGCGACGCGAGCAAGATGACAAA
The nucleotide sequence above comes from Cyanobacteria bacterium QS_8_64_29. Encoded proteins:
- a CDS encoding excinuclease ABC subunit A, translated to MSPTARAAAGEHQDGHHPSPDHGAIRIRGARQHNLKDIHLALPRDHLLVFTGVSGSGKSSLAFDTIFAEGQRRYVESLSAYARQFLGQVDKPDVDAIEGLSPAISIDQKSTSHNPRSTVGTVTEIYDYLRLLFGRAGEPHCPHCDRSIAPQTIDQMRDRILALPERARFQLLAPVVRGQKGSHRKLLSGLASEGFVRVRVDGEVRELSDAIELAPNRAHTIDIVVDRLVNKPGIAERLGDSLGTCLQRSDGLATVELVDRDGSDPNAPRELVFSEHFACPEHGAVMDELSPRLFSFNSPYGACPHCHGIGSLRRFAPELIVPDPSLPVYAAITPWSEKDNAFYLSLIYSVGRAYGFEIQTPWRQLSDRQQQVLLYGSDEPIFIYTDDRGPRPRGREQRYRGVIPMLERALETASERYRQRLEQYRINQTCEVCEGKRLKPESLAVRLGQYAITELTEVPIGECLQRTRNLNLSPLQAQIGELALNEVQARLQFLLDVGLDYLSLDRAARTLSGGEAQRIRLATQIGSGLTGVLYVLDEPSIGLHQRDNKRLLDTLKKLRDLGNTLIVVEHDEETIRTADQIVDIGPGAGIHGGEIVAQGDTETLTRASRSITGDYLAGRREIATPAQRRAGNGRSLQLRDAHRNNLQHVNAEIPLGRFVCVTGVSGSGKSTLVNELLYPALQHHLGRKVPFPEAMGKLRGLRAVDKAITIDQSPIGRTPRSNPATYIGAFDPIRAAFAETTEAKARGYKPGRFSFNVKGGRCEACGGQGVNIIEMNFLPDVSVQCEVCKGARYNRDTLQVKYKGYSIADVLAMTAEEALAVFQNLPRAAARLQTLVDVGLGYLRLGQSAPTLSGGEAQRVKLATELTRRATGKTLYLIDEPTTGLSFYDIHQLLGVLQRLVDKGNSVLAIEHNLDVIRSADWLLDLGPEGGDRGGEIVATGTPEQVAQNPRSYTGQSLQQVLAQHPPQALQAADAQ
- a CDS encoding DNA-binding response regulator; amino-acid sequence: MVVEDESKLARLIASELQYEGYRVTAAYDGWEGIQAAREASPDLLVLDWMLPGVSGLEICQRLREMHDKVPIVLLTAKDSVRDHVQGLDAGADDYLVKPFSIEKLFARIRAHLRREQDDKSEAELLQFADLSLDTGTREVYRGHRPIELTAKEFDLLKYLISHPRQVLTRDRILERVWGHDFFGDSNIIEVYIRYLRLKLEAEGEKRLIQTVRSVGYVLRE